The genomic DNA ATCTGTGGCATACACAACCCCGGGCAACCTTTTTGTTTCCTCAGCCACCTTCTTTACATCAACTGTTCCTGCAATATTGTTCCCGCAGTGGCATATAAATACACCAACCCGCATCTATTCAGTCTCCTCTGTTGTTGTTTCCTCTTTGGTTCCTACCTTTTCGGTTTTCGGTTTTTTCTTTTTTGCCTCTGCCTCCCGGGCCTTCTTGAACTCCTCAACCGGTAGACGAGAGCGGATTAAGCGGTCTGCACTAACAATGAGCTTATCCATGGCAAGTTCTTTTGGTGAATACCCGTAAGCGAGGCCCATAATCTGGGAGAAATAGAGAATCGGTATATTAAAGGAAGAGCCCATTGTGCTGTTTACCTGACCCTGCCGTAAATCAAGATTCTGCTGGCAAAGAGGGCAGGCAACAGCAACACAGTTGGCTCCGCAATCTTGAGCCATGGAGAGCACTTTATAGGTAAGTTTGTTTACCATCTCCCTTTTCGGCACACCGAATGCGGCTCCACAGCATTCCACCTTAAAGGCAAAATCACAGACCTCCACCCCAACAGCTGAAATAACCCTGTCCATTGAAATAGGGTTTTCAGGACAACCTTGAGGTCAGGAAGGGTGTGAGTAACCTTTTCTGCAAGGGCTTCAAGCCCCACATCTTCATAGATAATCTGTAAAACTGATTTCGTAATTACCCCGCCTCCATAGGGTTCGTCGAGGAGGCCATTTACTTCGTTTTTAAAAGACTCACCCTGCACCATTCCGAGATGGGCCTTTTTTAATACCGCGAGACAGGATGGACAGGGTGTAATAAGGGTGGGCATATCCATTTTTTCAACGATAGCAAGGTTTCGTGCAGCTAATGCCGCTGCAAAAACATGGTCAACTGTGTGGGCGGGGGTTGAACCACAACAACTCCAGTCATCAGGTTCTTTAATGCTAACCCCTAACGTTTTCAATACCAGCCTGAGAGATGTATCGTATTCCTTTGCTGTA from Pseudomonadota bacterium includes the following:
- a CDS encoding disulfide reductase, giving the protein MRVGVFICHCGNNIAGTVDVKKVAEETKRLPGVVYATDYMYTCSEPGQDEIKETIKKEGLDRVVVASCSPRMHE